A stretch of the Agelaius phoeniceus isolate bAgePho1 chromosome 1, bAgePho1.hap1, whole genome shotgun sequence genome encodes the following:
- the CHCHD7 gene encoding coiled-coil-helix-coiled-coil-helix domain-containing protein 7, with translation MSRHAKKLRDHDINPCLAETDATTKCMNDNNYNKDMCTDYFLKYKNCRKFWHGIMMQRKRNGVKPEMPSAEERKKILESMGKPY, from the exons ATGTCCAGGCATGCAAAAAAGCTTAGAGATCACGATATAAATCCATGTCTAGCG GAAACAGATGCCACTACAAAATGTATGAATGACAACAACTATAACAAGGATATGTGTACTGATTACTTTTTGAAGTacaaaaactgcagaaaattctGG CATGGAATTATGATGCAAAGGAAGAGAAATGGTGTGAAACCAGAGATGCCCTcagcagaagaaagaaagaaaatcttgGAATCAATGGGGAAGCCCTACTGA